The Epilithonimonas zeae genome contains a region encoding:
- a CDS encoding T9SS type A sorting domain-containing protein yields the protein MNKKLISIFALLLLPIAIYSQAPAIQWKKTFGGSILDFAKDVQQTSDGGYIVAGYSYSSDGDVIGNDGGIDCWIVKLNSNGVIQWQKSLGGTSPDYAYSIQQTTDGGYIIAGRSWSNDGDVNGNHGDSDYLVFKLNANGVIQWQKSLGGSDTDYANSIRQTTDGGYIIAGISNSNNFDVTENYAGYDFWIVKLNSNGTIDWQKSYGGGGEDWANSVQQTVDGGYIVAGYSNSNNGTVTGNHGDTDYWVIKLDNNGIVEWQKSLGGSNTDKANAIQQTADGGYIIAGESKSNNGDVSGNHGGTDCWIVKLNGNGNIEWQKTVGGSLNDSANSIKQTSDGGYIIAGNSESNNGDATQNFGKTDYWIFKLSQNGNLQWQKSLGGSDSETVAAAQQTSDGGYIVAGSSYSNNGDVAGNQGYSDYWVVKLGPDNLNTNEFTLKNTVLVENPAKDLLKIHSKDSITSLQLYSMGGRIIKTSNSKTMSVKELPKGIYILKIQLENGKTISEKIIKE from the coding sequence ATGAACAAAAAACTAATTTCAATATTTGCACTTCTCTTACTTCCAATAGCTATTTATTCGCAGGCACCAGCTATTCAATGGAAAAAAACTTTTGGCGGAAGTATTCTTGATTTTGCAAAAGATGTACAGCAGACCAGTGATGGTGGCTATATTGTAGCTGGTTACTCTTATTCTTCTGACGGTGATGTAATAGGAAATGACGGCGGTATAGATTGTTGGATTGTAAAACTTAATAGCAACGGTGTTATCCAATGGCAAAAATCTTTAGGAGGAACTAGTCCTGATTATGCATATTCAATCCAGCAAACTACAGATGGAGGTTACATTATAGCTGGACGTTCTTGGTCTAATGATGGTGATGTAAACGGCAATCACGGTGATAGTGATTATTTAGTTTTTAAATTAAATGCTAATGGTGTTATTCAGTGGCAAAAATCCTTAGGCGGGAGTGATACTGATTATGCAAATTCAATTCGGCAGACTACAGATGGTGGATATATTATTGCCGGAATTTCTAATTCTAATAATTTTGATGTAACAGAAAATTATGCAGGCTACGACTTTTGGATAGTAAAATTAAATAGCAACGGTACCATCGATTGGCAAAAATCTTATGGTGGAGGTGGTGAAGACTGGGCTAATTCTGTTCAGCAAACCGTGGATGGTGGATACATTGTGGCAGGTTATTCTAATTCTAATAACGGCACTGTCACAGGAAACCATGGTGATACAGATTATTGGGTGATAAAATTAGATAATAACGGTATTGTGGAATGGCAAAAATCCTTAGGCGGTAGTAATACTGATAAAGCCAATGCTATCCAGCAGACTGCTGATGGCGGTTATATTATTGCAGGAGAGTCAAAATCCAATAATGGTGATGTATCAGGAAATCATGGAGGAACTGATTGTTGGATTGTAAAGCTAAATGGAAACGGTAATATTGAATGGCAAAAAACTGTTGGAGGAAGTCTTAATGATTCTGCAAACTCTATAAAGCAAACTTCAGATGGCGGCTATATTATAGCTGGTAATTCTGAATCTAATAATGGTGATGCAACACAAAATTTTGGAAAGACTGATTATTGGATTTTTAAGTTAAGTCAAAATGGTAATTTGCAATGGCAGAAATCTTTGGGTGGAAGTGATAGTGAAACTGTGGCCGCAGCTCAACAAACTTCTGATGGAGGGTATATTGTAGCAGGATCTTCTTATTCTAATAATGGAGATGTAGCAGGAAATCAAGGGTATTCTGACTATTGGGTGGTAAAATTGGGTCCGGATAATTTGAATACCAATGAGTTTACTCTTAAAAACACTGTTCTTGTAGAAAATCCTGCCAAGGATCTGCTAAAGATACATAGTAAAGATAGTATTACATCTTTGCAGCTATATAGTATGGGTGGCAGAATCATAAAAACGAGCAACTCGAAAACGATGTCAGTTAAAGAATTACCAAAAGGTATCTATATTTTAAAGATACAGCTGGAAAATGGCAAAACTATTTCTGAAAAAATAATAAAAGAATAA
- the pncA gene encoding bifunctional nicotinamidase/pyrazinamidase: MKKALIIVDVQNDFCEGGALAVPEANSIIPYINLLMEENEYDQIVLTQDWHPADHKSFASNNGKNVGETISLNGVPQFMWPDHCVQGTFGAEFHKDLNRDKVTHTIQKGKNVEIDSYSGFQDNNHFMKTGLEDFLKYHDIQLVEIVGLALDYCVKFTAIDAFNAGFVTCLHFNGTKAVNVKPDSARNTIYDLAEKGITILA; the protein is encoded by the coding sequence ATGAAAAAAGCGCTTATTATAGTTGATGTTCAAAATGATTTCTGTGAAGGTGGCGCTCTTGCCGTTCCGGAAGCTAACAGCATCATTCCTTATATCAATCTTCTGATGGAAGAAAACGAATATGACCAAATCGTTTTGACACAAGACTGGCATCCTGCAGACCATAAAAGTTTTGCTTCCAACAATGGAAAAAACGTTGGAGAAACAATTTCTCTAAACGGCGTTCCACAATTTATGTGGCCAGACCATTGTGTTCAGGGAACTTTTGGAGCAGAGTTTCATAAAGATTTGAATCGTGATAAAGTCACACATACCATACAGAAAGGAAAAAATGTTGAAATTGACAGCTATAGCGGATTTCAAGATAACAATCACTTTATGAAAACAGGATTGGAAGATTTCTTAAAATACCACGATATTCAGTTGGTTGAGATAGTTGGATTGGCGTTGGATTATTGTGTAAAATTCACTGCGATTGATGCTTTTAATGCTGGATTTGTCACTTGCTTACATTTCAACGGAACAAAAGCTGTGAATGTAAAACCGGACAGCGCTAGAAACACGATTTATGATTTAGCTGAGAAGGGCATTACTATTTTAGCGTAA
- a CDS encoding DUF421 domain-containing protein, whose amino-acid sequence MNPILDIVVRSLAVYFFMVIAVRVFGKNQLSQLNAGDVILLLLISNAVQNAMVGSNSSLQGGIVAALVLFVANFVVKKFIFKNQKIKELIEDKPYILVKDGVVFPAILKKVQISEDELEEAIHEHGIENVGDVKLAILEVDGNISVISTDKNTEQTHYSRHKTKMKRKFRNQ is encoded by the coding sequence TTGAATCCAATTCTTGATATCGTTGTTCGTTCGCTGGCAGTTTACTTTTTTATGGTCATTGCTGTGCGTGTTTTTGGTAAGAATCAATTGTCACAACTTAATGCAGGCGATGTGATTCTTCTGCTTTTGATAAGTAATGCGGTTCAGAATGCAATGGTTGGTTCCAACAGCAGTTTACAGGGTGGAATTGTCGCCGCTTTGGTTTTATTTGTAGCGAATTTTGTAGTGAAGAAATTTATCTTCAAGAATCAGAAAATAAAGGAATTGATAGAAGATAAACCTTATATTCTGGTAAAAGATGGAGTAGTGTTTCCTGCGATTCTTAAGAAAGTTCAAATCTCCGAAGACGAATTGGAAGAAGCCATTCACGAGCACGGCATCGAAAATGTGGGTGATGTGAAGTTGGCAATTCTGGAAGTGGATGGAAATATCAGTGTGATTTCAACCGATAAAAATACGGAGCAAACGCATTATTCCAGACATAAAACTAAAATGAAGCGGAAATTTAGAAATCAGTAA
- a CDS encoding response regulator transcription factor, which produces MSNSKKVIVVDDSPAILDSVKLMLNMEGFEVSNYERGTDMFNSLLETSTKPDVILMDMWLSGEDGRDICKMIKAHQDFKNIPVVIMSASRGLGDSAIESGAIDFIPKPFDLGEIVEKIRYYSNSSAE; this is translated from the coding sequence ATGTCAAATTCTAAAAAAGTTATAGTAGTGGACGATAGTCCTGCAATCTTAGATTCAGTGAAATTGATGCTGAATATGGAGGGATTCGAAGTCTCAAATTACGAAAGAGGAACCGATATGTTCAATTCCCTTTTAGAAACATCAACCAAACCAGACGTCATCCTGATGGATATGTGGTTATCCGGAGAAGACGGGAGAGACATTTGCAAAATGATAAAAGCACATCAGGATTTCAAAAACATTCCGGTTGTGATAATGTCTGCCAGCCGAGGTTTGGGAGATTCTGCGATAGAAAGCGGAGCAATAGATTTCATCCCAAAACCTTTTGATTTAGGAGAAATTGTAGAAAAAATCAGATATTATTCCAATAGTTCGGCTGAGTAA
- the dacB gene encoding D-alanyl-D-alanine carboxypeptidase/D-alanyl-D-alanine endopeptidase codes for MKYFLLIPLLISQTYFSQSVSDQLDKSVKEMMSASNALSANLSFYVSDENGNLVYEYNGNKGLSTASTQKIFTSVAALETLGKNYQFKTTASYSGKISNGTLDGDFYITSNGDPTLGTWRYENYKPENFKQQLLEAIKKSGIKKISGNLIVDDSYFDFQSTPGGWPWNDLGNYYGAGTFGVNWRENQFDININGNQFKNFSYDLDNVNWINELKTGGSSDQSLIFTAPHSETAMINGMLPAGKVSIVSGATPNPPMQLAVEIKKLLTENGISISGKTTTYYNEKITGKSISKVPTQNQIFEYKSPTLDKIVYWFLRKSINLYGETLIKTMAKEKRNNPTFETGVDFLKDFWKSKGINPNMINFADGSGLSPQNYVSAKAQVQALLYAKKQNWFDAFYEGFPTQNGIKMKSGTIKDSKSFAGYQTSKSGKNYVFSIILNNYQGGSISNTLFKILDNLK; via the coding sequence ATGAAGTATTTTCTTTTAATACCATTACTTATTTCGCAAACTTACTTTTCCCAATCGGTTTCTGATCAACTGGACAAATCTGTGAAAGAAATGATGTCTGCGTCCAACGCTTTGTCGGCCAATCTTTCGTTCTATGTTTCGGATGAGAATGGAAACTTGGTTTATGAATATAATGGGAACAAAGGGCTTTCCACAGCCAGCACACAAAAGATTTTTACATCTGTTGCGGCTTTGGAAACGTTAGGTAAGAATTATCAGTTCAAAACAACAGCTTCCTACTCTGGGAAAATATCGAACGGAACTTTGGATGGTGATTTTTACATCACTTCCAATGGTGACCCAACTTTGGGAACTTGGCGGTACGAAAATTATAAACCTGAAAACTTCAAACAGCAGTTATTAGAAGCTATCAAAAAATCCGGAATCAAGAAAATATCAGGCAATCTGATTGTGGATGATTCTTATTTTGATTTCCAAAGTACGCCTGGTGGCTGGCCTTGGAATGATTTAGGGAATTATTATGGTGCAGGAACATTTGGAGTGAATTGGAGGGAGAATCAGTTTGATATTAATATTAATGGAAATCAGTTCAAGAATTTTTCATATGATTTGGATAATGTCAATTGGATCAATGAACTGAAAACCGGCGGAAGCTCTGACCAAAGTCTGATCTTCACAGCACCACATTCTGAAACCGCAATGATTAATGGAATGTTACCTGCCGGAAAAGTAAGTATCGTTTCCGGCGCAACACCTAATCCGCCAATGCAATTGGCTGTTGAAATCAAAAAGCTGCTGACAGAAAATGGAATTTCAATCTCAGGGAAAACAACCACTTATTATAATGAAAAGATTACCGGAAAATCCATTTCAAAAGTACCAACTCAAAATCAAATCTTTGAATATAAATCACCAACGCTGGACAAAATTGTCTATTGGTTTTTGAGAAAAAGTATCAATCTTTATGGAGAAACGCTCATCAAAACAATGGCGAAAGAAAAACGAAATAATCCAACTTTTGAAACCGGTGTTGATTTTCTCAAAGATTTTTGGAAGTCAAAAGGAATTAATCCAAATATGATTAATTTTGCTGACGGAAGCGGACTTTCGCCACAGAATTATGTTTCTGCAAAAGCCCAGGTTCAGGCTTTGTTATATGCTAAAAAACAAAATTGGTTCGATGCTTTTTATGAAGGTTTCCCAACTCAGAATGGCATCAAAATGAAAAGTGGAACCATCAAAGACAGCAAATCTTTTGCAGGTTATCAGACTTCCAAAAGTGGAAAAAATTATGTGTTCTCCATTATTCTAAACAATTATCAGGGCGGAAGTATCAGTAATACTTTGTTCAAAATTCTGGATAATCTTAAGTAG
- a CDS encoding aldo/keto reductase has translation MKNVILNNGTEIPEIGFGTWQTTESVQKTLKTALEAGYRHIDTADIYGNEAEIGEAIEESGIARKDLYLTTKIWNSNRSGQGVKYSVEQSLKKLKTNYLDLLLIHWPANEKQFKNWKEINAETWKAMEELYKSGVVKTIGVSNFMLPQLEALLETADVIPAVNQIEFHPGYVQQSVVDFCKEKGIAIEAWSPIGSGRLLKDEDLKDIADKYNVSPAILCIQFCLQSGVIVLPKSENPENIKNNLHFERFKIEESDMKALKTLEETGFSGLNPETVDF, from the coding sequence ATGAAAAATGTAATTCTAAATAACGGAACTGAGATTCCGGAAATCGGTTTTGGAACTTGGCAAACAACGGAAAGTGTTCAGAAAACTTTGAAAACTGCTTTAGAAGCTGGTTACAGACATATTGATACGGCTGATATCTATGGAAACGAAGCAGAAATAGGAGAGGCGATTGAAGAATCCGGAATTGCAAGAAAGGATCTGTATCTCACTACTAAAATATGGAACAGCAACAGAAGCGGGCAAGGTGTGAAATATTCCGTAGAACAGTCTCTTAAAAAACTGAAGACCAATTATCTGGATTTGTTATTGATTCACTGGCCTGCGAATGAAAAACAATTTAAGAATTGGAAAGAAATTAATGCGGAAACGTGGAAAGCAATGGAGGAGTTGTACAAATCCGGCGTTGTAAAAACAATTGGCGTCAGCAATTTTATGTTGCCACAATTGGAGGCTTTACTGGAAACTGCAGATGTGATTCCAGCTGTTAATCAGATAGAGTTTCATCCGGGTTATGTTCAGCAAAGTGTTGTTGATTTTTGTAAGGAAAAAGGAATTGCGATAGAGGCGTGGAGCCCTATTGGTTCCGGAAGATTATTGAAAGATGAAGATTTGAAAGATATTGCTGATAAATATAATGTTTCTCCTGCGATTCTTTGCATTCAGTTTTGTTTGCAGTCCGGTGTGATTGTTTTGCCTAAATCTGAAAATCCGGAAAACATCAAAAACAACTTGCATTTTGAACGATTCAAAATTGAGGAGAGTGATATGAAGGCTTTAAAAACTCTGGAAGAAACAGGTTTTTCCGGTTTGAATCCAGAAACGGTCGATTTCTAA
- a CDS encoding shikimate dehydrogenase family protein, with the protein MEKQEFGLLGKNISYSFSKKYFEEKFKKLFLKNHSYNFFDIAEIEHLNPIIDNQNLVGMNVTIPYKQAIIPFLDELSDEALQIGAVNCVSFQNGKKTGYNTDAFGFEKTLLINKKDHHNKALILGDGGAAKAVRYILDKHNIEHQTVSRKSEINFENLTEDLVKDSLLIIQTTPVGTFPNVDDSVQFPFDAITDKHYVIDLIYNPSETAFLRHCAEKGATTLNGFYMLEQQAEKAWQIWNS; encoded by the coding sequence ATGGAAAAACAGGAATTCGGATTGCTTGGGAAGAATATTTCTTACTCATTTTCAAAAAAATATTTTGAGGAAAAATTCAAAAAATTATTTCTAAAAAATCATTCATACAATTTCTTTGATATTGCTGAAATAGAACATTTAAATCCAATTATAGATAATCAAAATCTAGTTGGAATGAATGTCACAATCCCCTACAAACAAGCGATTATTCCTTTTCTTGATGAACTCAGTGATGAAGCTTTACAAATTGGAGCTGTGAATTGCGTAAGTTTCCAAAACGGTAAGAAAACCGGTTATAATACAGATGCTTTTGGATTTGAAAAAACGCTTTTAATTAACAAAAAAGACCATCATAATAAAGCTTTGATTCTGGGCGACGGAGGCGCTGCGAAAGCTGTGAGATATATTCTTGATAAACACAACATAGAACATCAAACTGTTTCCAGAAAATCCGAAATCAATTTTGAAAACCTGACTGAAGATTTGGTAAAAGATTCATTATTAATTATCCAGACAACACCAGTTGGGACTTTCCCGAATGTTGATGATTCTGTTCAATTTCCTTTTGATGCGATTACCGATAAACATTACGTTATTGATTTGATTTACAATCCATCTGAAACTGCTTTTCTTAGACATTGTGCAGAAAAAGGCGCAACAACGCTTAACGGATTTTATATGCTGGAACAACAGGCTGAGAAAGCTTGGCAGATTTGGAATAGCTGA
- a CDS encoding DNA-deoxyinosine glycosylase: MNRINSFPPIVDEHSQILILGSVPGVKSLEMQQYYAHPQNQFWRLMFYLFDTEFSTDYNTRLELLKTNKIALWDVIESCERKGSLDTEIKNEIDNNIPQLIKNHPNIKIIFCNGQKSYKNLIKILGKNFKIPIMVLPSTSPLHTVKFEEKLESWKVIKDYL, translated from the coding sequence ATGAACCGAATCAATTCTTTTCCACCAATTGTAGATGAACATTCACAAATTCTGATTCTTGGTTCTGTTCCTGGAGTTAAATCTTTGGAAATGCAGCAATATTATGCGCATCCACAAAATCAGTTCTGGAGATTGATGTTTTATCTTTTTGATACAGAATTTTCTACGGATTATAACACGAGATTAGAATTACTGAAAACCAATAAAATCGCACTTTGGGATGTCATCGAAAGTTGTGAACGAAAAGGAAGTCTGGATACGGAAATCAAGAATGAAATTGATAACAATATTCCGCAACTCATAAAGAATCATCCGAACATCAAAATCATCTTCTGCAACGGACAAAAGTCGTACAAAAATCTCATTAAAATTTTGGGCAAGAATTTCAAAATCCCGATTATGGTTTTACCTTCTACAAGTCCGCTTCATACTGTTAAGTTTGAGGAGAAATTGGAGAGCTGGAAAGTGATTAAAGATTATTTGTAA
- the pruA gene encoding L-glutamate gamma-semialdehyde dehydrogenase: MSKAISQVPFAQNEPVNSYIPGSDEVKSLISTYKKMWKEKTEIPMVIGGKDIKTDKKIKLSSPQDHQHDFGFYYEGDMSHVDQAIESALAAKSKWNALGWEHRAAIFLKAADLLAGPYRDVINAATMIGQSKNVHQAEIDAACEFIDFLRFNVEFMTELYAEQPVSDAGIWNRVEYRPLEGFCFAVTPFNFTAISGNLPACMAMMGNVVVWKPSDKQVYSAKVIMDVLKEAGLPDGVINMIFTNGKETAEKVLAHPDFAGLHFTGSTKVFQGMWKMIGDNIHNYKSYPRIVGETGGKDFVMVHPSANVEAVATGLVRGAFEYQGQKCSAASRAYIPKSLWNEVKAVMEAQIKTIKIGSPEDPSNFVNAVIDKNSFEKCKGYIDRAEKSEDATVVIGGKYDDKKGWFVHPTVIETINPYYESIVEEIFGPILTVFVYEDENWEDTLRLVDTSTQYSLTGSIFAQDRYAIDEAYKALENASGNFYINDKPTGAVVGQQPFGGSRASGTNDKAGSKMNLTRWVSVRSIKETFVSPKDYKYPYLG; encoded by the coding sequence ATGTCTAAAGCCATTTCTCAAGTGCCTTTTGCACAAAACGAACCCGTAAATTCTTATATTCCTGGTTCTGACGAGGTAAAAAGCCTTATTTCTACTTATAAAAAAATGTGGAAAGAAAAAACCGAAATCCCAATGGTAATCGGTGGAAAAGATATTAAAACAGACAAAAAAATAAAACTGAGTTCACCTCAGGATCATCAGCACGATTTCGGATTTTATTATGAAGGTGATATGTCTCACGTAGACCAGGCCATTGAATCTGCTCTTGCTGCAAAATCAAAATGGAATGCATTGGGTTGGGAACACAGAGCAGCAATTTTCTTGAAAGCAGCTGACCTTTTGGCTGGACCTTACAGAGATGTTATCAATGCTGCAACGATGATTGGACAATCTAAAAACGTTCATCAGGCAGAGATTGATGCGGCTTGTGAATTCATCGATTTCTTACGTTTCAATGTAGAATTTATGACTGAGCTATACGCTGAGCAGCCGGTTTCTGATGCAGGAATCTGGAATCGTGTAGAATACAGACCGCTTGAAGGTTTCTGTTTTGCAGTGACACCTTTCAACTTTACTGCAATCTCTGGAAATTTGCCGGCTTGTATGGCAATGATGGGAAATGTTGTGGTTTGGAAACCTTCTGACAAACAAGTTTATTCAGCAAAAGTGATTATGGATGTTCTGAAAGAGGCTGGACTTCCAGATGGTGTTATCAATATGATTTTTACCAACGGAAAAGAAACTGCTGAGAAAGTTTTGGCTCATCCTGATTTCGCAGGTCTTCACTTCACAGGTTCTACAAAGGTTTTCCAAGGAATGTGGAAAATGATTGGCGATAATATTCACAATTATAAATCTTACCCAAGAATCGTTGGTGAAACTGGAGGAAAAGACTTCGTGATGGTTCATCCTTCAGCGAATGTTGAAGCCGTTGCCACAGGTTTGGTAAGAGGAGCTTTTGAATATCAAGGACAAAAATGTTCTGCTGCATCCAGAGCTTACATTCCGAAATCGCTTTGGAATGAAGTAAAAGCGGTGATGGAAGCTCAAATCAAAACGATTAAAATTGGTTCTCCAGAAGACCCTTCAAACTTCGTAAACGCGGTTATTGATAAAAATTCTTTCGAGAAATGTAAAGGTTATATTGACAGAGCTGAAAAGTCTGAAGATGCAACAGTTGTTATCGGTGGAAAATATGACGATAAAAAAGGATGGTTCGTTCATCCAACAGTTATAGAAACGATTAATCCTTATTACGAAAGTATCGTTGAGGAAATCTTCGGTCCAATCTTGACTGTTTTTGTTTATGAAGATGAAAACTGGGAAGATACTTTGAGATTGGTTGACACATCGACGCAATATTCTTTGACTGGTTCAATCTTCGCACAAGACAGATATGCAATTGACGAAGCTTACAAAGCTTTGGAAAATGCTTCCGGAAATTTCTACATCAATGATAAACCAACAGGAGCGGTTGTAGGACAACAGCCTTTCGGAGGTTCTAGAGCATCTGGAACCAATGACAAAGCAGGTTCTAAAATGAATTTGACTCGTTGGGTGTCTGTAAGAAGTATCAAGGAAACTTTTGTCTCTCCAAAAGATTATAAATATCCATATTTAGGATAA
- the trhA gene encoding PAQR family membrane homeostasis protein TrhA: MPKKNRKKEELYNVITHGLGVILSVVALILMIYYSVISGSGIAIASSLVFGISLILLYSASTVYHAVYKLKWKKICQRIDHLSIYLLIAGTYTPIALLGLKGAWGWSMFGVIWGMALIGFIFKFSPLRNNEKISLSMYALMGWAAIIAIKPMIENLSTGALTLIILGGLCYTFGIYFYAKDRKPFYHPIWHLFVLGGSIMHFCAVFFFILP; this comes from the coding sequence ATGCCGAAGAAGAACCGCAAAAAAGAAGAATTATACAATGTCATCACACACGGTCTTGGGGTTATACTTTCCGTCGTCGCCTTGATTCTGATGATTTACTATTCCGTGATTAGCGGGAGTGGGATTGCGATTGCTTCTTCTTTGGTCTTCGGGATTAGTTTGATACTACTCTATTCAGCATCCACTGTTTATCACGCGGTTTACAAACTGAAATGGAAAAAAATTTGTCAAAGAATCGACCATCTCAGTATCTACCTTCTCATTGCGGGAACTTACACGCCCATTGCACTTCTAGGACTGAAAGGCGCTTGGGGTTGGAGCATGTTTGGTGTGATTTGGGGAATGGCTTTGATTGGTTTTATTTTTAAATTTTCTCCACTTAGGAATAATGAAAAAATATCTCTTTCGATGTATGCTTTGATGGGTTGGGCAGCCATTATAGCCATCAAACCAATGATAGAAAACCTTTCTACAGGCGCATTGACATTGATTATTCTTGGCGGACTATGCTACACGTTCGGAATCTATTTTTATGCTAAAGATAGAAAACCGTTTTATCATCCTATTTGGCACTTATTCGTTTTAGGTGGCAGTATTATGCATTTTTGTGCAGTTTTCTTTTTTATCCTTCCTTAG
- a CDS encoding PAS domain-containing sensor histidine kinase: MKNFIKTNISTDSLALLLVQAPVALSMLMGDEFVIQVANPQMLQLWGKQPEIIGSKLMDALPELEGQAFIDILNIVKATGNIYKGYKEKCYLVRNGHTEECYFDFIYAPIYSDDKSEIIGISVVATEVTDQVQTEKKLTETEYKFENLIRNSDYAVAIYKGEDFIIDLANDKMLKTWGKDDSIIGKRIEEGIPELVGQAFLGLLKQVYESGETYSAKEDRADLVVDGKLQTYYYNFSYQPLKNHNDEVYAIANVAVDVTEAVLTKQRLQENEAKYKNLADSLPIIIWTADKEGNIDYYNKKWYDYTGFEGIDSREAATHKILHPDDIERATQVWQRSKENKSAYEIEYQFKDGQTEDSYKWFLGRAVPIKDTNDEIIQWIGTCTDINEFKQFQQQKDNFLGIASHELKTPLTSLKLYSQYLEKNLRKQDDQKNADVAMKMDDQINKLTGLVNDLLDVTKIQNGKILLNKSNFNFDVLVTEIITEQQMSTSHRIYLEAENIGEIYGDRHRISQVMSNLISNAIKYSPDSDKIKITTKLTEEGCVLFSVKDYGIGIPEDKKDKVFEQYYRVSGSMEHTFPGLGLGLYISSEIIKRSGGRIFVNSIEGKGSDFCFEIPKKHKSN, translated from the coding sequence ATGAAGAATTTCATCAAAACTAATATTTCTACAGATTCATTAGCTCTTTTGCTGGTTCAGGCTCCGGTAGCCCTTTCTATGTTAATGGGCGATGAATTCGTAATTCAGGTGGCCAATCCGCAAATGCTTCAGCTATGGGGAAAACAGCCGGAAATAATTGGTTCAAAATTAATGGATGCTCTTCCAGAATTGGAAGGACAGGCTTTTATAGATATTTTAAATATTGTAAAAGCAACCGGTAATATTTACAAAGGCTACAAAGAGAAATGCTATCTGGTACGAAACGGACACACTGAAGAATGTTACTTTGATTTTATCTATGCTCCAATCTATAGTGATGATAAATCAGAAATTATAGGAATCAGCGTGGTGGCTACAGAAGTTACGGACCAAGTCCAAACTGAAAAGAAACTGACGGAAACGGAGTATAAATTTGAAAATCTAATTAGAAATTCTGATTACGCAGTTGCAATTTATAAAGGGGAAGATTTCATCATAGATTTGGCTAATGACAAAATGCTGAAGACTTGGGGAAAAGATGATTCTATAATAGGAAAAAGAATAGAAGAAGGGATTCCCGAACTAGTAGGTCAAGCTTTTCTTGGATTATTGAAACAGGTTTATGAGTCTGGAGAAACTTACTCTGCAAAAGAAGATCGTGCTGATCTTGTGGTAGATGGCAAACTGCAAACTTATTATTACAATTTCTCATATCAACCTTTGAAAAATCACAATGATGAAGTCTATGCTATTGCCAATGTTGCTGTAGATGTAACAGAAGCTGTACTTACAAAACAAAGATTACAAGAAAACGAAGCCAAATATAAAAACCTGGCGGACAGTTTACCAATTATTATTTGGACAGCTGACAAAGAAGGAAACATCGACTATTACAACAAAAAATGGTATGATTATACGGGATTTGAAGGTATCGACAGCAGAGAAGCGGCAACCCACAAAATCTTACATCCTGATGATATCGAAAGAGCAACTCAGGTTTGGCAAAGAAGCAAAGAAAACAAAAGCGCTTACGAGATAGAATATCAATTCAAGGATGGTCAAACCGAAGATTCTTACAAATGGTTTCTCGGTCGTGCCGTGCCTATAAAAGATACAAATGACGAAATCATCCAATGGATTGGAACCTGTACAGATATTAATGAGTTCAAGCAATTCCAGCAGCAGAAAGACAATTTCTTAGGAATCGCAAGTCACGAACTGAAAACACCATTGACTAGTCTCAAATTGTATTCTCAATACCTAGAAAAAAATCTGAGAAAGCAGGACGACCAGAAAAATGCAGATGTGGCAATGAAAATGGATGACCAAATTAACAAACTGACTGGCCTTGTCAATGATTTGCTGGATGTTACAAAAATTCAAAATGGTAAAATCCTTTTAAATAAATCTAATTTTAATTTTGATGTGTTGGTTACAGAAATCATCACAGAACAACAGATGAGCACCAGCCACAGAATTTATCTGGAAGCAGAAAACATTGGCGAAATCTACGGCGACAGACATCGCATCTCTCAGGTAATGAGTAATCTTATCAGCAATGCCATAAAATATTCTCCGGATTCTGATAAAATTAAAATCACCACAAAATTAACCGAAGAAGGCTGCGTCCTATTCTCTGTGAAAGACTATGGAATCGGTATTCCTGAGGATAAGAAAGACAAAGTTTTCGAACAATATTACAGAGTCAGCGGCAGTATGGAACACACCTTTCCGGGACTTGGATTAGGACTTTATATCTCTTCTGAAATTATAAAACGAAGCGGTGGCAGGATTTTTGTAAACTCAATTGAAGGGAAGGGCTCGGATTTTTGTTTCGAGATTCCAAAAAAACACAAATCAAATTAA